The Oryctolagus cuniculus chromosome 5, mOryCun1.1, whole genome shotgun sequence genome includes a region encoding these proteins:
- the GLP1R gene encoding glucagon-like peptide 1 receptor, giving the protein MAGAPSPLRLALLLLGAVGRAGPRPQGATVSLSETVQKWREYRRQCQHFLTEAPPLATGLFCNRTFDDYACWPDGAPGSFVNVSCPWYLPWASNVLQGHVYRFCTAEGHWLHKDNSSLPWRDLSECEESRRGEKSSPEEQLLSLYIIYTVGYALSFSALVIASAILLGFRHLHCTRNYIHLNLFASFILRALSVFIKDAALKWMYSTAAQQHQWDGLLSYQDSLGCRLVFLLMQYCVAANYYWLLVEGAYLYTLLAFAVFSEQRIFKLYLSIGWGVPLLFVIPWGIVKYLYEDEGCWTRNSNMNYWLIIRLPILFAIGVNFLIFIRVICIVVSKLKANLMCKTDIKCRLAKSTLTLIPLLGTHEVIFAFVMDEHARGTLRFVKLFTELSFTSFQGLMVAILYCFVNNEVQMEFRKSWERWRLEHLRVQRDSSMKPLKCPTSSLSSGATGGSSVYAATSQACS; this is encoded by the exons atggccggcgccccCAGCCCTCTGCGCCTCGCGCTCCTGCTGCTCGGGGCGGTGGGCAGGGCCGGCCCTCGCCCCCAG GGTGCCACCGTGTCGCTCTCGGAGACGGTGCAGAAATGGCGAGAGTACCGCCGCCAGTGCCAGCACTTCCTGACTGAGGCTCCGCCTCTCGCCACAG GCCTGTTCTGCAATCGGACCTTTGACGACTACGCCTGCTGGCCAGATGGGGCCCCGGGCTCCTTCGTGAACGTCAGCTGCCCCTGGTACCTGCCCTGGGCCAGCAATG TGCTGCAGGGCCATGTGTACCGCTTCTGCACGGCCGAGGGCCACTGGCTGCACAAGGACAACTCCAGCCTGCCCTGGAGGGACCTGTCGGAGTGCGAGGAGTCCAGGCGCGGGGAGAaa AGCTCCCCGGAGGAGCAGCTGCTGTCCCTGTACATCATCTACACGGTGGGCTACGCGCTGTCCTTCTCCGCTCTGGTCATCGCCTCAGCCATCCTCCTCGGCTTCAG ACACCTGCACTGCACCCGCAACTACATCCACCTGAACCTGTTTGCATCCTTCATCCTGCGCGCGctgtctgtgttcatcaaggacgCGGCCCTCAAGTGGATGTACAGCACGGCCGCCCAGCAGCACCAGTGGGACGGGCTGCTCTCCTACCAG GACTCTCTGGGCTGCCGCCTGGTGTTCCTGCTCATGCAGTACTGCGTGGCGGCCAACTACTACTGGCTGCTGGTGGAGGGCGCGTACCTGTACACGCTGCTGGCCTTCGCAGTCTTCTCCGAGCAGCGCATCTTCAAACTGTACCTGAGCATCGGCTGGG gTGTCCCCCTGCTGTTTGTCATCCCCTGGGGCATCGTCAAGTACCTCTATGAGGATGAGGG ctgcTGGACCAGGAACTCAAACATGAACTATTGGCTCATCATCCGGCTGCCCATCCTCTTTGCTATTGGA GTGAACTTCCTCATTTTTATCCGAGTCATCTGCATCGTGGTGTCCAAACTGAAGGCCAATCTCATGTGCAAGACAGACATCAAGTGCAG GCTCGCCAAGTCCACGCTGACGCTCATCCCCCTGCTGGGGACCCACGAGGTCATCTTTGCCTTCGTGATGGACGAGCACGCCCGGGGGACCCTGCGCTTCGTCAAACTGTTCACAGAGCTCTCCTTCACCTCCTTCCAG GGGCTGATGgtggccatcttatactgcttcgTCAACAATGAG gtccagatggagtttcgGAAGAGCTGGGAGCGCTGGCGGCTCGAGCACTTGCGCGTCCAGAGGGACAGCAGCATGAAGCCCCTCAAATGCCCCACCAGCAGCCTGAGCAGTGGGgccacgggaggcagcagtgtgtaCGCGGCCACTTCCCAGGCCTGCAGCTGA